The Clavelina lepadiformis chromosome 3, kaClaLepa1.1, whole genome shotgun sequence region CCGCACAAAATAGACcgaataaatattttattccaAATAATTTGGTTTGAAGGATTCAGTCAGCAATCTACCAGTTTCGTGATTAGGCCTATAAGAAAATAATTCGGATTGGGCACATCTCCAACTGAACTGAAACAATCGTCATTTCTCCGTAATGTAGCCTACCTGTGTGGCAGTGGTGGttgtattgtattttgtatttttcacgATTAGCTGTGCAGAGTGAAAGTTAGGATGCTACTTGTTAACCATTGCAGTTATTACACAATAAAGCACATCCTTacgaacaattaacgagcGGAAAAAAAGTGGCAAAGACCAAGGGCTTAACACATGCATGATAGCAATAAtagaattgtgctataagatggtaagttaacatggccaccaaacccacaaaataattcctaaGTATAATTATACGAATTTAAAACCTAAATATCACAAACAACGAAACAGCTACATATTGGAAGATGCAGAGGGCATATTTCCTAACATTACAAACACGGGTATTAAGAGCCGAAATTTCAAGGTGCTGATTTGGTGTCTCGAGCAACTTGAAAAGAGTCAAGGCTCAAATAGAATTCATAAGTTATAGGACAAGAGATTGGGTATTTACTTGTAGTGGTTAACAAAACATTGTGCACAGCGTCTTAAACAATTTTACTACAACGtcaaattttaaacagaaagCCTTCAAGCTCGAGCGTGTTGTTAATAGCATGACGCATGGTCGGTAGCCCGCGGGTAATCGATTACGAGCACGCTTTTTGTATCGATTTGTTCTTGGGTGGATTTTTACTGGTTTTCAGTCAATCGATAAGCATTGCCCAGCGAAGGTTTTGTGCTCTCTTTTCTGTTCTTCAGCTGTGAGTGCACTGGTCTAAAATTATCTAGCACACCGTTTAAAAGCTTACATGCGAAAGAATCTAGAGTCAAAGAATAGAAAGTTGAACTATTAAGTTATAGAACAAGCTTATGTTGTATTTAAGATAAACTTTTAAGCGCATCAAGATACCAAACAGAGATGCCTAAAACGAGAAGAAAGCGTAGTGCAGCAtggaaatatttcaagttGCTTGACGGAAAAGCGATTTGTCAAATCACGTCTTGCGGGACGGAGTTAACATGGCATGGATCAACTACAGCTCTGAATGCTCACCTTCAGTCCCGCCATTCTGAAGTAAACGCTGCATTGGTTGAAAATATTCAGTCGCCTCCTGACTCGGGATCAAAAACAAggttacttttttaaatttgtccGACTTCTCATGTAAACCGTGAGGATAAAATCATTGTTTATGGATGTAAAAAGAAAATCTACTGTGATAACctatttttgtgtttcttttcAGTTTATGGGCTTCTTTTAACTGTTTTGACTACGTTaagaagttttattttaatattaatacTATATCTCAAAAGAGAAATAAGatgatttttcataaaataagaagtattatttattacttttaacaGTTTTCCAGTGAGTCCCGTCACTTCTAACTACGGCGAAACTTCATATTGCGTTGGAGTTCAAGATATCGACGATTCTATTTGCCATTGGATACAGACAGCGGGACGCTCGACGTCTATTGTGGATGATCATGGATTTAGAAATCTTCTAGCTATGTTGGAACCGAGTTACCGACCGCCTTCTTCTCAGTCCCTATTTCTAATGTTGAATGCCAAGTACGTAGCTGTGAAAGACTCTCTGAAAAGACAGCTTGAACGAGCATGCCAAACCAGCAAGCTATCGCTCAGTGTGAGCTCTGTAAAAGATAGCAGGCACTGGCTTTACCTTGCAGTGGATTACATCAGCGAAAAGTGGGAAGTAAAGTCTCATGTCATTGGAGTTACAGCATACAACAAGACACGTAGTTGCGCTGCAATAGCGTGCTGGATGAACGAAAAGCTACAAGATCTTGGAATCCATAAATCAAGTGTTTTAGCAATAGTGCACAACAATGAATATGGCGTAGTAATTGCTGCTAAAATGTTGTCAAATACCCTAGGCTGCCATTGCATTTTGTCAGCAACGTGTGCACTGTATTCAGTTATTGAAACGGCTTATCAGCAAATCGATTTAAACGAAACAGTAGCTAAGGTGCGAAACGCATTATCTTTCTTCAAACAACATCGCATTGGCTCTTTCCTCTGCAGGCGATCCATATTTGGCGTGCCTGACATTGCTCATGAACAGGCTGCAAACATCCCTTCCATAAAAGAGTCGATTTGTCAAGGTGTAGACATACAATCACAGCCCTGCTCGTCTTGCACGGACGATCAAGAAAATCCAACCTGGGAACTCATCCAAGCTTTGGTTGAAATTTTTCAGCCATTGGAGGCAGCAATAGCCTACTTTTCCGGAGAAGATTTCGTGTCTGTGTCTTCAACCCCTGTTTTGCTAGCAGGTTTAATGAAAAAGCTGACGGCTGAGCTGGAAACAAAACCTGCCATTGCTTGTCAAAATTACGAAAGCTACGAGGCGCGCAGCAACGTAGGTTTTCTGAAGGTGAGActaaaagcaaatttacttGAATCTATGAACGAAGTCGGAAGATTCGGACCCAACGACGTTTGTGTCACTGCTGCCGCTCTCGATCCCCGTTTTAAGAAACTCAATTTTCTGGACTTGAACGATCGGCAAAATGTTTACGCAGCGATATCGAACGAGTGTTTTCAGTTAAGCAAGGAGGAATATCAGAAAAGCGCGGACACTGAAGCCTCTTCTACAAGGCAAAGCATGCTAGAAACTAATACCGGCAGTTCTATGGTTGACATGTTGTTAAAATTGGGATCAGAATGTTCTCCAATGGAGGACAACGCACACCAAACTATCTGTGACGACAATCTGcgaagcaaaattaaaactgagaTAGAAAATTATCTTCTGGAACAACAATCCTCCAGTGATTTTAGCCCATTACAATGGTGGAgtgcaaacaaagcaaagtaCCCGTTGCTAACCAGCGTTGCCAGGACTTACTTGTGTATTCCTGCATCCGCAGACAATTTCATTCGAAAATTTACGAAAGAGAATGCCCGGAAAGTAGACTTTGATAATTTTCAGTCTGGCGATGTGGATAGAGCTGcttttatgcattttaacGGTTCGCTTGTAAATATGTCTTGATTTTAGAATATTTCCCTATTTGGACGAAATGTTAATTCCTTATAACGCATAGTACCGCATCATGCATGCTATGTAAAGAGAGTTTCATTGGtgtgcaattttattttattgattcACATGTCTCCTATTTCTTCttgtaaaacatttgtttacTATCCCGCTCTTGGGTTGTTTTATAATACCAACTAAATGTTGTAGGGCTGTTTGTAAATTGATTAACTatgaaacacaaaaattaatgCAGACTCTTGAAACCTTTATAACGTAAACAAATGTTCGACACTAATGGTACACACAGAAACAAAAACCGGAATATTGTGCAAAAACGAGGTGCAAACTGccttaaactttttcatctcATAGCTCAATTATATCGTAAACTATAGGCTACAacgtaagttttaaaaaataaagcaaaacaaacacTGCGACCGTGATGAGGTGCAAGGGCAAGATTTAACAAAACCAcaagttaaaacaaaacacttcCAAGTTTCAACTTGTATAAAAATAGCATTGTATAAAGTATTGTTAAAATACTGCTAAATGTACAGCATGCTACAAGCTACATGAACCTTAATTGGTTGTCTGCCCCTGCATATACGTAGCATACAAAATTAATGTGGTTGTAGTACCAACACCTGAGCAAGCAGATTACAAACGTTTTAGCAAATTAAAACTACATCTGATTCGATACAATTGAAATTATAGCATAGGACAATAACAAAAAGTGAATTACTTCAACTTTCATTCTATATGTGTGTAAAAATGTATTATTGTGTTCGCAAACTACTGACAATACATCTATCTATCTGTCTTTGTAGTTCAAATCATTTGGTCAAAACGTTTTTGGTCTACATCAGAATGTGCAAGTTTAAAGAAAGGTTAAGTGGGCAGTTGcggttaaaaaagtttaaaaggcCTTGCTCTAAATAATATATCTAACAGGTTGCTatgatataaaaataataaaatcgtTTTTTGTTATGAAGAATGTTTAAAAGTTAGTGCTATGAAAAAAACATTCTAAATTCTAAATGGAGGTAAACGGATGAACAATAAGTGCTTACAAGTACAACTCCGCAAATAATCTTCGCGCATTGTAAAGTTAGACTAAAAATAAATGGACAACCATTAACTTTGCTTGACATTCTCTGAGAAGCCATTACAAGAAACCTCGCCATGGGCTTGTATGCTCTTCTCAATGTGTTTAGCCACGTACGCTGCGGTCAATAGGCACCAAGTGACAACGATCAAACCACATATGGAGACGGTGACAAGTGTTGGATGATCATCCTGTGATAACAAAAGGCTTTGTTATAAATCATTTATAGCCTTGCAACAGACTATAGGGCTATTCATCGGACGAGATTGGATCGTGCCTCAGTAACCATTCTTCCAGACAACTCGCATTATAACGTAGTAACCAAAATACTTGCTATGCGGTGTGTTTAAGATTATGTCATATGTTTATTTTGAGCATTCTTTTGATTTTATAAGCATCATTTATAATATCAGCGAAATAATTAAAAgaaacatgttttaaatatttaagtgTAAAAATACCAGCgcatttttattaaacttatgACTGTACTCAGCGTATCAACGCGAACTGTTTCAAGTAATGCATGATAGCGTTCAGGTAACCTAACAAACCTGTTCCGTAAGACTCGCCCAAGGTCCACCCGGCAAGGTTAAGTCAAGATGAACAGCGATTATGTCATAGTACATCGCAAACGCCGAAAATACATGGAATATCTGATGATTGTGACCTAATAATTGATTCAAGGACACATGTAAAATCGGTACTGCTTAGTCAATCATAATTAAATTACAGTGAAATGGATACCAACCCATCAGCTTAAATCACAAGCGCGAAGTAAAATGCTTAGTTGTGCATCGTacaaaaaaacgcaaaaattCACCTAAATGCCAACAAAAACGTTAGCTCTAACCTCTTGCCTTCAAATTACTCCCTTATGTATCGTTTTTTTATcgaaagaaatttaaattacttCCTGGAAGGATGAAAAATATTGTGTAGGAAGATAAGGTAATCATGCAGTTTAAACACGATCGCGATCGTAACACAATACTTTGCAAAGGTCGTTTGGTGAATGTTGTAAACTTAAAATCGGTTTCATTCACAGTCATTGAaaccacaacaaaaataataatttttaaaactgtaaCGCAATCTCTAAACTTTGAAATCATCAGTTTTACCGATTATATCAAATGATCCAGGACTGATACTTTGTGGCATAGTGGACGCATACATATATGCCGATAGTCCCATATAGACGAATGATAAGATATGGTATTTCATTGCATCATTATCCCATCCTACAGTCATAAACCTTGATGAAAAGGTTAAAGcatataaaatagttatgatatatcaaatttgaaaaaaattgatattaAAAAGTAGCATACCAACTCAATTGAGGGTGATTTGTTTAACTGCTAATGTGCGAGGCTACAGTTACGTAAAAGTCTAATTTTATATCATGAATATACCCTGTACCCACCTATCCAACAACGGCAGGATACCATAAATGTAACCATATGCTAAACCTCCGATTCGAATTGAATTTCCATACCTTTTAGATGTTACAGAATAAGGAATTTTGCTTACACATAGCATTGTGAACACAATGCAGCAGTTTAAAGTGAACATTATGATATTCCAGAATCCAAGCCTGTAAAACTCAAATGTCACAGTTTATTGTTTTAGCATAACATGAATTCACAATCAAGGTTTAAAAACAGCATTTGTAATAACAGCACGGTTGTAATAATATCAACCTGCATAATACAGTACATGGGCATCAAAAAGCAATGTAAAATGGGATGGGATTGGTGGAATCAAAAGACTTGTACCCGGCCAAAAATCGGCATATTTCCAACAGTTGGATTTAGTTGAGCATAGCACAGTACTTGGCATCGTGCATAGTATTGTTATGATTAGCATACCTACATCGACAACTATTTTAACTCCAAAATATGTGAATAAAAATTAGCTGTCATTTCATGACCATGTGCTACCATAGAAGAAAGAAATCGTTTTGTCAGATGCAGTTTTCCAGCATTATACAATGCTTTCACGCTCTTTCTGTCTTTTTACCAACAGTCAATGTTGGGTTACCCTTCACTAACCAAATCTAATACCAGTGCGTAATTGTAGTAGGGTTACATAACGCCACTTATTCGCCGAAGTTTGTATGCAAGTACTCGGGAGTCAGCAGAGTAAAAATTTCAGTTACTGGATTGGATGAGTCtaagtaattttgtttttgtcccATGCTTATAAATTGTATCAAGTATACAATATGCCAATAATCTATACCTAATAATCAAAACAATACCTGTGTTAAATATTTGCATGCGTGCATtgtaatttataaaacaaaaacatcaaattttagGTTATCGCTGCCATGTAAATACCAATAAACTATCACCTTGCATAATGTGAAAGTTGTGAGCATGCAAAAAAGTGGGAAACAGTTGAACAAAATGAGTATGATATAATTCCAAAGAAATCCAGCATCATCCAGCAGCAGTGGTCGAATGTTGAACTGAAATTTACaattacataaaattaaattgaaattataacgtttacaagaaaaatgtgtttaaaaaTGCTATATCCTGCattattaattatctttttCTTTACTTCCTCATTCTTTCACCTCAGGATTTAACAATCCTACTAAATATACAGTTAACTTTTGCATCCTATtaagaaaattgtttggcgTACTATGTAGTAATCCACAAATGATATCAAGCACTTAAAATACAGATGGCCAATATTGGAATAATACATTTCATGAAATGTACCATGTGTGGTAAAAACCATGGTAAAAGTGATAGGGTTATTATGTGAGTGATTAATTGCTTGTCGAATTCAACACAACAACGATGCAACAAAAACAACGGAAGTTAGTCACTAGCAAAATGTGACACACTCATATGCACAAAACAGCACGCTTCAAGAATCTCATTTCAGGAAGGAAAACACGCAATTATCACATGATGCTACATAAACGTAAGATGTTTATTCACTGagtattttaacaataaacaatCCAATCTATCTTAAGTAAATTCCATCCAGCCATACTTTAAaacttaagtt contains the following coding sequences:
- the LOC143449345 gene encoding E3 SUMO-protein ligase ZBED1-like, translated to MPKTRRKRSAAWKYFKLLDGKAICQITSCGTELTWHGSTTALNAHLQSRHSEVNAALVENIQSPPDSGSKTSFPVSPVTSNYGETSYCVGVQDIDDSICHWIQTAGRSTSIVDDHGFRNLLAMLEPSYRPPSSQSLFLMLNAKYVAVKDSLKRQLERACQTSKLSLSVSSVKDSRHWLYLAVDYISEKWEVKSHVIGVTAYNKTRSCAAIACWMNEKLQDLGIHKSSVLAIVHNNEYGVVIAAKMLSNTLGCHCILSATCALYSVIETAYQQIDLNETVAKVRNALSFFKQHRIGSFLCRRSIFGVPDIAHEQAANIPSIKESICQGVDIQSQPCSSCTDDQENPTWELIQALVEIFQPLEAAIAYFSGEDFVSVSSTPVLLAGLMKKLTAELETKPAIACQNYESYEARSNVGFLKVRLKANLLESMNEVGRFGPNDVCVTAAALDPRFKKLNFLDLNDRQNVYAAISNECFQLSKEEYQKSADTEASSTRQSMLETNTGSSMVDMLLKLGSECSPMEDNAHQTICDDNLRSKIKTEIENYLLEQQSSSDFSPLQWWSANKAKYPLLTSVARTYLCIPASADNFIRKFTKENARKVDFDNFQSGDVDRAAFMHFNGSLVNMS
- the LOC143449346 gene encoding membrane progestin receptor beta-like, translating into MESSQECTIDPDDYFHTLKVNQTQVPKCTIKKNVLIGYVLPNMPRRYYWKVLWIPCNETLNVWTHLVALIYYMRMLYLYNDSLDLFVQWPLLISLLSSMSVATCSCFAHTFHSRSTFDHCCWMMLDFFGIISYSFCSTVSHFFACSQLSHYARLGFWNIIMFTLNCCIVFTMLCVSKIPYSVTSKRYGNSIRIGGLAYGYIYGILPLLDRFMTVGWDNDAMKYHILSFVYMGLSAYMYASTMPQSISPGSFDIIGHNHQIFHVFSAFAMYYDIIAVHLDLTLPGGPWASLTEQDDHPTLVTVSICGLIVVTWCLLTAAYVAKHIEKSIQAHGEVSCNGFSENVKQS